A window from Streptomyces sp. NBC_00271 encodes these proteins:
- a CDS encoding FAD-binding oxidoreductase, which translates to MSITTAEAARQELREFKGQLVAPGDSAYDEARTVYNAMIDRRPALVARCTSAEDVSYVIGFARDHGLPLAVRGGGHHGAGLGVCDDGVVLDLSPLKDIEVDPGARTVRVGGGCVWGEVDRATHEYGLATPAGIISTTGVAGLTLGGGIGHLSRKYGLTVDNLLAADLVLASGERVRASDTENTDLYWAIRGGGGNFGVVTSFLFRLREVSTVVAGPTFWPVEVGAEVLTAYRDFLPDAPRELNGFFLFGSVPPGPPFPEEIHLRKVCGVVWCRVGDDTEAAAAEMAPLLDAVPEPLLHGAAPMPYPALQSAFDGIYPPGDQWYWRADFVDEIPDEAIASHLGYGTEPPTWKSTMHLYPIDGAVHDIAPADTAWSYRNARWATVYAGVDSDPAGAERVKRWSVDYSDALHPYSAGGAYVNMMMDEGQERVRASYRDNYARLARIKADRDPDNLFRLNQNIQPAPRT; encoded by the coding sequence ATGTCCATCACGACGGCAGAGGCAGCGCGCCAGGAACTGAGGGAATTCAAGGGACAGTTGGTCGCACCCGGCGACTCCGCGTACGACGAGGCACGCACCGTCTACAACGCGATGATCGACCGGCGGCCCGCCTTGGTGGCGAGGTGCACCAGCGCCGAGGACGTCTCCTACGTCATCGGCTTCGCCCGCGACCACGGCCTCCCGCTCGCCGTGCGGGGCGGTGGCCACCACGGCGCGGGCCTGGGGGTCTGCGACGACGGCGTGGTCCTCGACCTCTCACCGCTCAAGGACATCGAGGTCGATCCGGGGGCCCGCACGGTACGGGTCGGGGGCGGCTGCGTGTGGGGCGAGGTCGACCGTGCCACCCACGAGTACGGCCTGGCCACACCCGCCGGCATCATCTCCACGACGGGAGTCGCCGGCCTCACCCTGGGCGGCGGCATCGGGCATCTCTCCCGCAAGTACGGGCTGACGGTCGACAACCTCCTGGCGGCCGACCTCGTCCTGGCGAGCGGCGAGCGCGTGCGCGCGAGCGACACGGAGAACACCGACCTGTACTGGGCGATCCGCGGGGGCGGCGGCAACTTCGGAGTCGTCACCTCGTTCCTGTTCCGGCTGCGTGAGGTGAGCACCGTCGTCGCCGGCCCCACCTTCTGGCCCGTCGAAGTCGGCGCCGAAGTCCTCACCGCCTACCGCGACTTCCTCCCGGACGCTCCCCGCGAACTGAACGGCTTCTTCCTGTTCGGCTCCGTGCCGCCCGGCCCGCCGTTCCCCGAGGAGATCCATCTGCGCAAGGTCTGCGGGGTCGTCTGGTGCCGCGTCGGTGACGACACCGAGGCGGCGGCCGCGGAGATGGCACCTCTCCTCGACGCCGTGCCCGAGCCGCTGCTGCACGGAGCCGCGCCGATGCCGTACCCCGCGCTGCAGTCCGCGTTCGACGGGATCTACCCGCCCGGCGACCAGTGGTACTGGCGTGCGGACTTCGTCGACGAGATCCCCGACGAGGCGATCGCGTCGCACCTCGGGTACGGCACCGAACCGCCGACCTGGAAATCGACGATGCACCTGTACCCGATCGACGGCGCCGTCCACGACATCGCACCGGCGGACACAGCCTGGAGCTACCGGAACGCACGCTGGGCGACCGTGTACGCGGGCGTGGACTCCGATCCGGCCGGTGCCGAGCGCGTCAAGCGGTGGAGCGTCGACTACTCCGACGCCCTGCACCCGTACTCCGCGGGCGGGGCCTACGTGAACATGATGATGGACGAGGGCCAGGAGCGCGTACGGGCCAGCTACCGCGACAACTACGCCCGCCTGGCCCGTATCAAGGCCGACCGCGACCCGGACAACCTGTTCCGCCTCAACCAGAACATCCAACCGGCGCCGCGCACCTGA
- a CDS encoding helix-turn-helix domain-containing protein, with the protein MVLGKRLKQLREQAGVSFEEAARAIEVTPLTVRRIEKAEVGLRIPYVKELLRTYGVPATEIDDFLALAREANQPGWWYKYRDVLPEWFSAYVSLESEASVIRLYEPHYVPGLLQTNDYATALMRVGFPNESKEDVARRVALRTRRQDLLAKPDAPAIWAILDETVLRRPVGGAEVMRAQIDRLHEVLDMPKVRIQVMRFGVGAHPGAFGPFHHFRFGFSELPDVIYTESLAGAVYVDRPGDVVTYLEVLDRMSVQAEPVARTRAILAELRKEL; encoded by the coding sequence ATGGTTCTCGGCAAGCGACTGAAGCAGCTGAGGGAACAGGCGGGAGTGTCGTTCGAGGAGGCGGCACGGGCGATCGAGGTCACTCCACTGACGGTCCGCCGGATCGAGAAGGCCGAGGTCGGCCTCCGGATCCCCTATGTGAAGGAGTTGCTGCGCACCTACGGGGTGCCGGCGACGGAGATCGACGACTTCCTCGCGCTGGCCCGGGAGGCCAACCAGCCGGGCTGGTGGTACAAGTACCGCGACGTGCTGCCCGAGTGGTTCAGCGCCTACGTGAGCCTGGAGAGCGAAGCCAGCGTCATCCGTCTCTACGAACCCCACTACGTTCCGGGCCTGTTGCAGACGAACGACTACGCCACCGCGCTCATGCGCGTGGGCTTCCCCAACGAGTCGAAGGAGGACGTCGCCCGCCGTGTCGCCCTGCGGACCAGGCGGCAGGACCTGCTCGCCAAGCCGGACGCGCCCGCCATCTGGGCCATCCTCGACGAGACGGTGCTGCGCCGCCCGGTGGGCGGGGCCGAGGTGATGCGGGCCCAGATCGACCGGCTGCACGAGGTCCTGGACATGCCGAAGGTCCGGATCCAGGTCATGCGCTTCGGGGTGGGGGCACACCCCGGCGCCTTCGGCCCGTTCCACCACTTCCGCTTCGGCTTCTCCGAACTGCCCGACGTCATCTACACGGAAAGCCTCGCCGGCGCGGTCTATGTCGACCGGCCCGGCGACGTCGTCACCTATCTCGAAGTACTGGACCGGATGTCCGTGCAGGCGGAACCGGTCGCTCGGACCAGGGCCATCCTGGCCGAATTGCGTAAGGAGTTGTGA
- a CDS encoding DUF5133 domain-containing protein has product MLLPAKAEVARHLEQYRAWERLLLVAPADHVVRGNFENSGYTLCVLMGKRCAREAVDAAEQYLRDEAPAAALSSMTVAHGARGSQLSQGPQGRGAGRAVGRRP; this is encoded by the coding sequence ATGCTGCTTCCTGCCAAAGCCGAGGTCGCCAGGCATCTGGAGCAATACCGGGCCTGGGAACGCCTGTTGCTCGTGGCCCCCGCCGACCACGTGGTGCGGGGCAACTTCGAGAACTCGGGGTACACCCTGTGCGTGCTGATGGGGAAGCGCTGCGCGCGGGAGGCGGTGGACGCCGCCGAGCAGTATCTGCGGGACGAGGCACCGGCTGCCGCGCTGTCGTCGATGACGGTGGCGCACGGCGCGCGGGGCTCTCAGCTCTCCCAGGGGCCTCAGGGGCGGGGAGCGGGTCGAGCGGTCGGCAGGCGTCCCTGA
- a CDS encoding maltokinase N-terminal cap-like domain-containing protein encodes MPKTALHRPGSHAPAALLTSLAELLRQWLPRQRWFAGKGHPVTGLSVVSSTELYPGCLHLLIRTEHLGGSDPEGPGTPPPDDCYQLLLGAREVLPPRLAPAFIGRPSAGPLADLSVYDAFHDPDAAGLLLERLRTPGAAGPLLFERDPQVTVPCGLAPRLLDTEQSNSSLVYGDSFILKVFRRVQPGINPDLEVPWALARQGCTRVPAPAAWFGTSQPREATLGVLQPFLRDASDGWTLALQSLTSGGEFTEEAYELGRATAEIHVALAAALPVRAPSPLQHRQLAAAMSERLDTTARSVPELRPYAAGLRSAFDALAALDAAIRPAQRIHGDLHLGQVLRAGPQWSVIDFEGEPARPLTERRRLQSPVRDVAGMLRSFDYAARSRKPWRPEWAQRCREAFCAGYAAAAAWDPREEPELLRAYETDRAVYEVLYEARHRPDWLPVPMAAVGRLAEGAGERHGEHPTEHRVERPAERL; translated from the coding sequence ATGCCGAAGACCGCGTTGCACCGTCCGGGCAGCCATGCCCCCGCCGCACTGCTCACCTCGCTCGCCGAACTGCTGCGGCAATGGCTGCCGCGGCAGCGCTGGTTCGCGGGCAAGGGCCACCCCGTCACCGGTCTGAGCGTGGTGTCGTCGACCGAGCTCTACCCGGGCTGCCTGCATCTCCTGATACGCACCGAACACCTCGGCGGCTCCGATCCCGAAGGTCCCGGCACTCCCCCGCCCGACGACTGCTACCAGCTTCTGCTCGGCGCACGCGAGGTCCTGCCACCCCGGCTCGCCCCCGCCTTCATAGGCCGTCCGAGCGCGGGCCCCCTGGCCGACCTCAGCGTGTACGACGCCTTCCACGATCCCGACGCGGCGGGACTGCTCCTGGAACGGCTGCGCACGCCCGGGGCTGCGGGACCGCTGCTCTTCGAACGGGATCCCCAGGTGACAGTCCCCTGCGGTCTCGCCCCCCGGCTCCTCGACACCGAGCAGTCGAACTCCTCCCTCGTGTACGGGGACTCCTTCATCCTGAAGGTCTTCCGCCGCGTCCAGCCGGGCATCAACCCCGACCTGGAGGTGCCCTGGGCGCTGGCCCGGCAGGGCTGCACCCGCGTACCCGCCCCCGCGGCGTGGTTCGGCACCTCGCAGCCGCGGGAGGCGACACTCGGGGTGCTCCAGCCGTTCCTGCGCGACGCCTCCGACGGCTGGACCCTGGCACTCCAATCACTCACCTCCGGCGGGGAGTTCACCGAAGAGGCATACGAACTCGGCCGGGCCACCGCCGAGATACATGTGGCGCTGGCGGCGGCGCTCCCCGTACGAGCGCCCAGTCCGTTGCAGCACCGGCAACTCGCGGCCGCGATGAGTGAACGGCTCGACACCACGGCCCGCTCCGTGCCCGAACTCCGGCCGTACGCGGCCGGGCTGCGCTCGGCCTTCGACGCGCTCGCGGCGCTCGACGCGGCGATTCGGCCGGCGCAGCGGATCCACGGCGACCTCCACCTGGGGCAGGTGCTGCGAGCCGGGCCGCAGTGGTCCGTCATCGACTTCGAGGGCGAGCCGGCCCGTCCGCTCACCGAGCGCCGGCGCCTCCAGTCCCCCGTACGCGATGTCGCGGGCATGCTGCGCTCCTTCGACTACGCCGCACGCTCCCGCAAGCCGTGGCGCCCCGAGTGGGCGCAGCGCTGCCGGGAGGCCTTCTGCGCGGGGTACGCCGCCGCGGCCGCGTGGGACCCGCGCGAGGAGCCCGAACTGCTGCGCGCGTACGAGACCGACAGGGCCGTGTACGAGGTGCTGTACGAGGCGAGGCACCGGCCCGACTGGCTGCCGGTCCCGATGGCCGCGGTCGGTCGCCTCGCCGAAGGCGCGGGGGAACGGCATGGCGAACACCCCACCGAACACCGCGTCGAACGTCCTGCCGAACGCCTTTGA
- the treS gene encoding maltose alpha-D-glucosyltransferase codes for MIVNEPVPDTFEDTPARDRDPDWFKRAVFYEVLVRSFQDSNGDGIGDLKGLTAKLDYLQWLGIDCLWLPPFFKSPLRDGGYDVSDYTAVLPEFGDLADFVEFVDAAHQRGMRVIIDFVMNHTSDQHPWFQESRTNPDGPYGDYYVWADDDKQYEDARIIFVDTEASNWTFDPVRKQYFWHRFFSHQPDLNYENPAVQEEILAALRFWLDLGIDGFRLDAVPYLYQVEGTDCENLPATHEFLKRVRKEIDSQYPDTVLLAEANQWPEDVVDYFGDFPSGGDECHMAFHFPVMPRIFMAVRRESRYPVSEILSKTPAIPSGCQWGIFLRNHDELTLEMVTDEERDYMYAEYAKDPRMRANIGIRRRLAPLLDNDRNQIELFTALLLSLPGSPILYYGDEIGMGDNIWLGDRDAVRTPMQWTPDRNAGFSSSDPGRLFLPTIMDPVYGYQVTNVEASMSSPSSLLHWTRRMIEIRKQNQAFGLGSYTELQSSNPAVIAFLREAPSTEGKEDDLVLCVHNFSRFAQPTELDLRAFNGRHPVELIGGVRFPAIGELPYLLTLAGHGFYWFRLRRAITAGTARRS; via the coding sequence ATGATCGTCAACGAGCCCGTCCCGGACACTTTCGAGGACACCCCGGCCAGGGACCGCGACCCCGACTGGTTCAAACGCGCCGTCTTCTACGAAGTCCTGGTCCGCTCCTTCCAGGACAGCAACGGCGACGGCATCGGCGACCTCAAGGGCCTCACCGCGAAACTCGACTACCTGCAATGGCTGGGCATCGACTGCCTGTGGCTGCCCCCGTTCTTCAAATCACCCCTCAGGGACGGCGGCTACGACGTCTCCGACTACACCGCCGTCCTGCCCGAATTCGGTGACCTCGCCGACTTCGTCGAATTCGTCGACGCCGCCCACCAGCGCGGCATGCGCGTCATCATCGACTTCGTCATGAACCACACCAGCGACCAGCACCCGTGGTTCCAGGAGTCCCGCACCAACCCCGACGGACCCTACGGCGACTACTACGTCTGGGCCGACGACGACAAACAGTACGAAGACGCCCGGATCATCTTCGTCGACACCGAGGCCTCCAACTGGACCTTCGACCCGGTCCGCAAGCAGTACTTCTGGCACCGCTTCTTCTCCCACCAGCCCGACCTCAACTACGAGAACCCCGCCGTCCAGGAAGAGATCCTCGCGGCCCTCCGGTTCTGGCTGGACCTCGGAATCGACGGGTTCCGTCTCGACGCGGTGCCCTACCTCTACCAGGTCGAGGGAACCGACTGCGAAAACCTCCCCGCCACGCACGAGTTCCTGAAAAGGGTGCGCAAGGAGATCGACTCCCAGTACCCGGACACGGTGTTGCTGGCGGAGGCGAACCAGTGGCCCGAGGACGTCGTCGACTACTTCGGCGACTTCCCCTCCGGCGGCGACGAGTGCCACATGGCCTTCCACTTCCCCGTCATGCCGCGGATCTTCATGGCGGTCCGCAGGGAATCCCGGTACCCGGTCTCGGAAATCCTGTCGAAGACCCCCGCGATCCCGTCCGGCTGCCAGTGGGGCATCTTCCTGCGCAACCACGACGAGCTCACCCTCGAAATGGTCACCGACGAAGAACGCGACTACATGTACGCGGAGTACGCCAAGGACCCGCGAATGCGCGCCAACATCGGCATCAGGCGGCGGCTCGCCCCCCTGCTCGACAACGACCGCAACCAGATCGAACTGTTCACCGCCCTGCTGCTGTCCCTGCCCGGCTCACCGATCCTCTACTACGGCGACGAGATCGGGATGGGCGACAACATCTGGCTCGGCGACCGCGACGCGGTGCGCACCCCGATGCAGTGGACACCCGACCGCAACGCGGGCTTCTCCTCGTCGGATCCCGGCCGGCTGTTCCTGCCCACGATCATGGACCCGGTCTACGGCTACCAGGTGACGAACGTCGAGGCCTCCATGTCCTCACCCTCGTCCCTGCTGCACTGGACCCGCCGCATGATCGAGATCCGCAAGCAGAACCAGGCCTTCGGCCTCGGCTCCTACACGGAACTCCAGTCCTCCAACCCCGCGGTCATCGCGTTCCTGCGCGAAGCCCCCTCGACCGAGGGCAAAGAGGACGACCTCGTCCTGTGCGTGCACAACTTCTCCCGCTTCGCCCAGCCCACCGAACTGGACCTGCGGGCCTTCAACGGCCGCCACCCGGTCGAACTCATCGGCGGGGTGCGATTCCCGGCCATCGGAGAGCTGCCGTACTTGCTCACCCTCGCGGGCCACGGCTTCTACTGGTTCCGGCTGCGACGCGCGATCACCGCCGGCACCGCCAGGCGATCCTGA
- a CDS encoding SDR family NAD(P)-dependent oxidoreductase: MSGSRTPVRPGDPTGWSGVRGKRVLVTGGTRGLGEQIVRLLAAEGARVATCARGAGDLAALAASLDSPLFTQALDVTEPERLEEFVAAMANRFGGLDGVVACAGGSRGGRFEETDAEDWAATWEVNVGHAARLVRAAVPHLRAAGGGSVVVISSISGWKPGPPVQYGVAKSAQIQLAASLARELGPDGIRVNAVSPGSMLIPGRRWDRMRREDPEAYAGFVATELPSGAPVAPQEVARVVAFLLSDWSSGISGAHLPVDRAQNAPSPDGY, encoded by the coding sequence GTGAGCGGGAGCCGGACGCCGGTGCGCCCAGGCGATCCCACCGGGTGGTCGGGGGTGCGCGGCAAGCGCGTCCTGGTCACCGGTGGAACGCGGGGTCTCGGCGAGCAGATCGTGCGGCTGCTCGCCGCCGAAGGGGCCCGGGTGGCGACCTGCGCGCGCGGCGCGGGCGACCTGGCGGCGCTGGCGGCATCGCTGGACTCCCCGCTGTTCACCCAGGCGCTCGACGTCACCGAGCCGGAGCGTCTGGAGGAGTTTGTCGCGGCCATGGCGAATCGTTTCGGCGGGCTCGATGGGGTGGTGGCTTGTGCGGGCGGTTCGCGCGGCGGCCGCTTCGAGGAGACGGACGCCGAGGACTGGGCGGCGACCTGGGAAGTGAACGTCGGCCATGCCGCGCGCCTGGTCCGGGCCGCGGTGCCGCATCTGCGGGCCGCCGGAGGCGGATCGGTCGTGGTGATCTCGTCGATCTCCGGCTGGAAGCCCGGGCCGCCCGTCCAGTACGGGGTGGCGAAGTCCGCCCAGATCCAGTTGGCCGCCTCGCTCGCCCGTGAACTGGGGCCGGACGGAATCCGGGTGAACGCCGTCTCCCCCGGGTCGATGCTCATCCCGGGCAGGCGCTGGGACCGGATGCGCCGGGAGGACCCCGAGGCGTACGCGGGATTCGTGGCGACGGAACTTCCGAGCGGAGCGCCGGTCGCTCCGCAGGAGGTCGCCCGGGTGGTGGCGTTTCTGCTGTCCGACTGGTCGAGCGGTATCTCCGGAGCGCACCTGCCCGTCGACCGCGCCCAGAACGCACCCTCGCCGGACGGCTACTGA
- a CDS encoding SAM-dependent methyltransferase, translating into MADDRPNPDQEALSKIDTTVPHSARIWNYWMGGKDNYEVDRIAGDAYREVAPNIETMARASREYLIRTVTFVAGELGIRQFLDIGTGLPSYDNTHQVAQRVAPESRIVYVDNDPLVLRHAQALLTSTPEGVTNYIDADLHEPEKIVEAASRILDFGRPVALMLMGILGHIQDYEEARSIVRTLQAALPSGSYFVHYDSTDTDAALKQAQQGYDDTGAVPYVLRSPEQITAYYEGLELIEPGIVSCPLWRPEPGTAPEPTDVHGGVALKP; encoded by the coding sequence ATGGCAGACGACCGGCCCAACCCCGACCAAGAGGCGTTGTCCAAGATCGACACCACGGTACCGCACTCGGCCCGCATCTGGAACTACTGGATGGGTGGGAAGGACAACTACGAGGTCGACCGGATCGCGGGCGACGCCTACCGCGAGGTCGCGCCGAACATCGAGACGATGGCCCGGGCCTCCCGCGAGTACCTGATCCGGACCGTGACCTTCGTCGCCGGTGAGCTCGGCATCCGCCAGTTCCTGGACATCGGCACCGGTCTGCCCTCGTACGACAACACCCACCAGGTCGCCCAGCGGGTGGCGCCCGAGTCGCGCATCGTCTACGTGGACAACGACCCCCTGGTGCTGCGGCACGCCCAGGCGCTGCTGACCAGCACCCCCGAGGGCGTCACCAACTACATCGACGCGGATCTGCACGAGCCCGAGAAGATCGTCGAGGCGGCGAGCCGAATCCTGGACTTCGGCCGGCCCGTCGCCCTGATGCTCATGGGGATCCTCGGTCACATCCAGGACTACGAGGAGGCCAGGTCGATCGTCCGCACCCTCCAGGCCGCCCTGCCTTCCGGCAGCTACTTCGTGCACTACGACAGCACCGACACCGACGCCGCGCTCAAGCAGGCCCAGCAGGGTTACGACGACACGGGCGCCGTCCCCTACGTGCTGCGCAGCCCGGAGCAGATCACCGCGTACTACGAGGGCCTGGAGCTGATCGAACCCGGCATCGTCTCCTGTCCGCTGTGGCGCCCCGAGCCCGGCACCGCGCCGGAGCCCACGGACGTGCACGGCGGGGTGGCCCTCAAGCCGTGA
- a CDS encoding DUF397 domain-containing protein → MGSKGPIYSGMPAVDLGTEGWEKPWSGTNGGSCVEAKRLPDGSVAFRQSTDPNGPALVYTRDEMISFLEGAKSGQADFLVA, encoded by the coding sequence ATGGGATCAAAGGGCCCCATCTACAGTGGCATGCCGGCCGTCGACCTGGGCACCGAGGGCTGGGAGAAGCCCTGGAGCGGTACGAACGGCGGGAGTTGTGTCGAGGCCAAGCGGCTGCCCGACGGCAGTGTGGCCTTCCGCCAGTCCACGGACCCGAACGGGCCCGCGCTGGTGTACACCCGGGACGAGATGATCTCGTTCCTCGAAGGCGCGAAGTCCGGCCAGGCCGACTTCCTCGTCGCCTGA
- a CDS encoding alpha-1,4-glucan--maltose-1-phosphate maltosyltransferase codes for MEAHPAHGRDPIGRIPIVDVQPVVECGRRPAKAVVGETFEVTATVFGEGRDVLGAEVVLCDQSGRPGPRAPMRELAPGTDRWGAEVTPESVGHWTCLVEAWSDPVAAWRHTAAIKVPAGIDAGLVLEEGAALYERAAAAVPDPAGQAVVRAAAHALRDDSWRPTARLAAALAPEATAVLTAHPLRERVSRSLPIPLLVERKRALYGAWYEFFPRSESGQLDPSVHGTFRSAAERLPAIAGMGFDVVYLPPVHPIGTTFRKGPNNSLSASRRDVGVPWAIGSPEGGHDAIHPDLGTIDDFDAFVRRATELRLEVALDFALQCSPDHPWVQKHPEWFHHRADGSIAYAENPPKKYQDIYPIAFDQDMPGLVQETLRVLRHWMSHGVRIFRVDNPHTKPVVFWERVIADINRTDPDVIFLAEAFTRPAIMHTLAAVGFQQSYTYFTWRNTKQELTDYLTELSGATAAFMRPNFFVNTPDILPGHLQRGGRPAFEVRAVLAATLSPSWGVYAGYELCENAPVGPASEEYRNSEKYELRPRDWESAAREGRTIAPLITELNRIRRRHKALHALRNLHFHQTDNEALIAYSKRSADDTVVVVANLDPHHTQEATVSLDMPRLGLDWHESVPVRDELTGATYRWGRASFVRLGPGGAHVLAVDTSPRIGGSPTT; via the coding sequence ATGGAGGCACATCCGGCCCATGGCCGTGACCCGATCGGCCGTATCCCGATCGTGGACGTCCAGCCGGTCGTCGAGTGCGGCCGGCGCCCCGCGAAGGCGGTGGTCGGGGAGACCTTCGAAGTCACCGCCACCGTCTTCGGCGAGGGCCGGGATGTGCTCGGCGCCGAGGTCGTCCTGTGCGACCAGAGCGGCCGGCCCGGCCCGCGCGCCCCGATGCGTGAACTCGCCCCCGGCACCGACCGCTGGGGCGCCGAGGTCACACCGGAATCCGTGGGCCACTGGACCTGTCTGGTGGAGGCCTGGAGCGATCCCGTGGCCGCCTGGCGCCACACCGCCGCAATCAAGGTCCCGGCCGGGATCGACGCCGGTCTGGTCCTGGAGGAGGGCGCCGCGCTGTACGAGCGGGCCGCGGCCGCGGTACCGGACCCGGCCGGTCAAGCGGTCGTACGCGCCGCGGCGCACGCCCTGCGCGACGACTCCTGGCGGCCGACGGCCCGTCTCGCCGCCGCCCTGGCCCCGGAAGCGACCGCCGTTCTCACCGCGCACCCCCTGCGCGAACGGGTCTCCCGCTCGCTGCCGATCCCCCTGCTCGTGGAACGGAAGCGGGCGTTGTACGGCGCCTGGTACGAGTTCTTTCCGCGTTCGGAGAGCGGACAGCTGGACCCGTCGGTGCACGGCACGTTCCGCAGCGCCGCCGAACGCCTGCCCGCCATCGCCGGGATGGGCTTCGACGTCGTGTACCTCCCGCCGGTCCACCCCATCGGCACCACCTTCCGCAAGGGCCCCAACAACAGCCTGTCGGCGAGCCGTCGGGATGTCGGCGTGCCCTGGGCGATCGGTTCTCCCGAGGGCGGCCACGACGCGATCCACCCGGATCTCGGCACGATCGACGACTTCGACGCGTTCGTGCGCCGGGCCACGGAACTGCGGCTCGAGGTCGCGCTCGACTTCGCGCTCCAGTGCTCGCCGGATCATCCGTGGGTGCAGAAGCATCCCGAATGGTTCCACCACCGGGCCGACGGGTCGATCGCGTACGCGGAGAATCCACCGAAGAAGTACCAGGACATCTATCCGATCGCCTTCGACCAGGACATGCCGGGGCTGGTCCAGGAGACGCTGCGGGTGCTGCGCCACTGGATGAGCCACGGCGTGCGGATCTTCCGTGTCGACAACCCGCACACCAAGCCGGTCGTCTTCTGGGAGCGGGTCATCGCGGACATCAACCGCACCGACCCGGATGTGATCTTCCTGGCCGAGGCCTTCACCCGGCCCGCGATCATGCACACGCTCGCGGCGGTCGGCTTCCAGCAGTCGTACACCTATTTCACCTGGCGCAACACCAAGCAGGAGCTGACCGACTACCTCACCGAACTGTCGGGCGCAACGGCCGCCTTCATGCGGCCCAACTTCTTCGTGAACACCCCCGACATCCTGCCCGGCCATCTCCAGCGGGGCGGTCGGCCCGCCTTCGAAGTACGCGCCGTGCTCGCCGCCACCCTCTCGCCCTCGTGGGGGGTCTACGCCGGGTACGAGCTGTGCGAGAACGCTCCGGTCGGGCCCGCCAGCGAGGAGTACCGGAACTCCGAGAAGTACGAACTGCGGCCACGTGACTGGGAGTCGGCGGCGCGCGAGGGCCGCACGATCGCACCGCTGATCACGGAGCTGAACCGGATCAGACGGCGTCACAAGGCTCTGCACGCGCTACGGAACCTGCACTTCCACCAGACGGACAACGAGGCCCTGATCGCCTACAGCAAGCGCTCGGCCGACGACACGGTCGTGGTGGTGGCCAACCTCGATCCTCACCACACCCAGGAGGCGACGGTCTCGTTGGACATGCCGCGACTCGGCCTGGACTGGCACGAGTCCGTGCCGGTGCGCGACGAGCTCACCGGCGCGACCTACCGCTGGGGCAGGGCCAGCTTCGTGCGACTGGGGCCGGGCGGTGCGCATGTGCTCGCCGTCGACACCTCACCGCGGATCGGAGGGTCACCCACCACATGA